In Desulfovibrio gilichinskyi, a genomic segment contains:
- the aspA gene encoding aspartate ammonia-lyase: MNSRIEHDCIGSMDVPDDAFYGIQTLRAAENFRITGIPISHYPHIVNSLAHIKKAAAITNNELGKLDDDKTKAIVFACDELLNGKYHEQFIVDIIQGGAGTSTNMNANEVIANIGLEFLGYKRGEYDNLHPNIHVNMAQSTNDVYPTCLRIALLGKMELLMESMEYLRASFAAKGEEFSHVLKMGRTQLQDAVPMTLGQEFTSYAVMIGEDIERVHEAMSLICEINMGGTAIGTGLNAPPKYAQKVTAKLKELTGFKLVLAHDLIEATQDTGAYVQLSGVLKRVAVKVSKICNDLRLLSSGPRCGLNEINLPRMAPGSSIMPGKVNPIIPEVVNQIAFTVIGGDVTITMAAEAGQLELNVMEPVITASLLNSLTIMRRGFRTLADRCVSGITANEDICRGYVENSIGLVTALNPYIGYEKSTEVANEALNTNRAVYDIVIEKGYMSKEELEKALSPESMIYAHPQTLDPTEI, from the coding sequence ATGAACTCGCGTATAGAACATGACTGCATAGGCTCAATGGATGTTCCTGATGATGCCTTCTATGGAATACAGACATTAAGAGCCGCTGAAAACTTTAGAATAACCGGCATTCCTATTTCACATTACCCTCATATTGTTAACTCTCTTGCACACATTAAAAAAGCAGCAGCGATAACAAATAATGAACTCGGCAAACTGGACGATGACAAAACAAAAGCCATAGTCTTTGCATGTGATGAATTGCTCAACGGCAAATACCATGAGCAGTTCATCGTTGATATTATTCAAGGCGGAGCCGGAACTTCCACAAATATGAACGCCAATGAAGTTATTGCAAATATCGGCTTAGAATTTTTGGGATATAAAAGAGGAGAATACGATAACCTCCACCCGAATATTCATGTAAATATGGCACAGTCCACAAATGATGTTTACCCGACATGTCTACGCATTGCTCTGCTTGGTAAAATGGAACTCCTTATGGAATCCATGGAATATCTGAGGGCAAGTTTTGCTGCTAAAGGTGAAGAATTCTCCCATGTGTTAAAAATGGGCAGAACTCAGCTTCAAGACGCAGTGCCTATGACACTCGGTCAAGAATTTACCTCATATGCTGTAATGATCGGTGAGGACATTGAAAGAGTTCACGAAGCAATGAGCCTGATCTGCGAGATCAATATGGGCGGAACCGCTATCGGAACAGGTCTTAATGCACCGCCGAAATACGCCCAGAAAGTTACAGCTAAGCTTAAAGAACTTACCGGTTTTAAACTTGTGCTAGCCCACGATCTTATTGAGGCAACTCAGGATACCGGCGCATATGTACAGCTGTCCGGTGTTCTTAAACGTGTTGCTGTTAAAGTTTCCAAGATATGTAACGACCTACGCCTTCTTTCTTCCGGACCGCGTTGCGGATTAAATGAAATCAATCTTCCACGCATGGCTCCGGGGTCTTCCATCATGCCCGGTAAGGTTAACCCTATTATTCCTGAGGTTGTTAACCAGATTGCATTCACTGTAATCGGCGGCGACGTAACCATTACTATGGCGGCTGAAGCCGGACAATTAGAGCTTAATGTTATGGAACCTGTCATTACAGCCAGCCTGCTTAACTCGCTGACTATCATGAGACGCGGATTCAGAACTCTTGCAGACCGCTGTGTTTCAGGAATTACCGCCAATGAAGATATTTGCAGAGGATATGTTGAAAACAGCATAGGACTGGTTACTGCGCTTAATCCTTACATCGGCTATGAAAAATCTACCGAAGTTGCGAATGAAGCCCTTAATACCAATCGAGCAGTTTACGATATTGTTATTGAAAAAGGGTACATGTCAAAAGAAGAACTGGAGAAAGCTCTTTCGCCGGAAAGCATGATTTATGCTCATCCGCAAACTTTAGACCCGACAGAAATCTAA
- the rarD gene encoding EamA family transporter RarD, protein MINNTRKGLIYAASAFIMWGMLPIYWKTLTGIPPLEILCHRIVWSFLFLTVVISAKKKWMEVITAVRDKKGKYLLIASSSLIGINWYVFIWSINNNHVVEASLGYYINPLVNVLLGFIFMNDKLNKMQGAAIACAFAGVMYSVIDLGKFPYIAITLAISFGLYGLVRKVMKVESLPGLFVETAVLTPIAGGYLLWRVFQGTIGIGKFGMEADILLLGAGVVTSLPLICFAIGARNLKLMTLGMFQYISPTLMLLLGIFMYDEPFNQTRLVTFCFIWIGIAIYIFDSVYKHRKQTKGIS, encoded by the coding sequence ATGATCAACAACACCCGTAAGGGGCTGATTTATGCAGCATCCGCATTTATTATGTGGGGGATGCTGCCTATCTACTGGAAAACTTTAACGGGAATTCCTCCCCTTGAAATTCTTTGCCACCGGATAGTCTGGTCTTTTTTATTTTTAACAGTTGTTATTTCCGCAAAAAAGAAATGGATGGAAGTAATTACAGCCGTGCGGGACAAAAAAGGTAAATACCTCCTTATTGCCAGCAGCTCTTTAATCGGAATCAATTGGTATGTTTTCATATGGTCTATCAACAACAACCATGTTGTTGAGGCCAGTCTGGGGTATTACATAAACCCTCTTGTGAATGTACTGCTCGGCTTCATATTCATGAATGACAAATTGAATAAAATGCAAGGAGCTGCAATCGCCTGTGCTTTTGCCGGAGTTATGTACTCAGTCATAGATCTTGGTAAATTCCCCTATATAGCAATCACCCTGGCCATAAGTTTCGGACTTTACGGTCTTGTCAGAAAAGTTATGAAGGTTGAATCACTGCCGGGATTATTTGTTGAAACGGCCGTACTGACTCCAATTGCCGGAGGCTATTTATTATGGCGGGTATTCCAAGGCACTATAGGCATAGGCAAATTCGGTATGGAGGCAGACATCCTCCTCTTGGGAGCCGGAGTGGTGACATCACTTCCGCTTATCTGCTTTGCTATCGGGGCAAGAAACTTAAAATTGATGACACTCGGAATGTTTCAATATATTTCTCCGACTTTAATGCTTTTGCTCGGAATATTTATGTATGATGAGCCCTTCAACCAGACTCGTCTGGTAACTTTTTGTTTTATCTGGATCGGAATTGCAATCTACATTTTTGACAGCGTATATAAACATAGAAAACAAACCAAAGGTATCTCTTAA
- a CDS encoding DUF721 domain-containing protein, translating to MIRKTKYSGPPKRLFHPRQRNMRTMGEAMGQFVSVIDGDKKLMIPKLWKAWPELMGELAEFAKPLGHRKTTLILAAEDSVAAQELSYFAPEILLRINSFFGEEVFDKVLFELLNGRVPLDGYELARIPVKMPKIKKPGKIGGMKDKFDPESAVGRCYLKYVRLFENS from the coding sequence ATGATTAGAAAGACTAAATATTCAGGACCTCCAAAAAGATTATTTCACCCAAGGCAACGCAATATGCGCACCATGGGGGAAGCAATGGGACAGTTCGTTTCCGTTATTGACGGCGACAAAAAGCTCATGATTCCGAAGCTGTGGAAAGCATGGCCGGAGCTTATGGGAGAACTTGCTGAATTTGCGAAACCGCTTGGTCACCGCAAAACAACTTTAATCCTTGCAGCGGAGGATTCTGTCGCCGCGCAAGAGCTTTCTTACTTCGCCCCGGAAATTCTTCTCAGAATTAATTCCTTTTTTGGCGAAGAAGTCTTTGACAAAGTACTATTCGAGCTGTTAAACGGCAGGGTTCCATTGGACGGGTACGAATTAGCGCGAATCCCTGTCAAAATGCCTAAGATCAAGAAGCCCGGCAAAATTGGCGGGATGAAAGACAAATTTGATCCAGAATCGGCGGTCGGCAGATGTTATCTGAAGTACGTCCGTCTGTTTGAAAATTCATAA
- a CDS encoding RNA recognition motif domain-containing protein: MSKNIYVGNLPWSASEDDVRAAFEAFGEVISVKLIEDRETGRPRGFGFVEMDDAGALEAIDNLDGKDFDGRNLKVNEAKPRAERPRW; the protein is encoded by the coding sequence ATGTCTAAGAACATCTATGTAGGCAACTTGCCTTGGTCAGCTAGTGAAGACGACGTCCGTGCAGCATTTGAAGCTTTCGGTGAAGTCATTTCCGTTAAACTTATTGAAGATAGAGAAACAGGCCGCCCACGCGGTTTCGGTTTCGTCGAAATGGACGATGCCGGTGCTCTTGAAGCTATCGACAACCTTGATGGCAAGGATTTCGATGGTCGTAACCTTAAGGTTAACGAAGCTAAACCTCGCGCAGAACGCCCACGCTGGTAG
- a CDS encoding ArsR/SmtB family transcription factor: MEILKFSKALSDESRIRLLAMLRDNELNVGEVVQVLGMSQPRVSRHLKILHESGLLESRREGLWNFYRLAQSGTGQRFSDSISWLIENEAEVLADKRRVVEVLAERNMETRRFFDEIAEDWEHLQRNVFGDFDLNAKLLGFMKDSSVGVDLGCGNGAFLSHMLKKCKSVIGVDSSRKMLELASRRIGENLDVSLRIGELTHLPLRDLETDFAVISMVLHHLPNPDRAVLEAARVLTLGGRLVVADFEMHSNEKMRTEYGDRRLGFTESELRGWMDEAGLGTVTTHRFSVQAGLTVLVYVAEKQ; this comes from the coding sequence ATGGAAATATTAAAATTCAGCAAAGCTTTATCAGATGAAAGCAGAATTAGATTGCTGGCTATGCTTAGAGATAACGAGCTGAATGTAGGGGAGGTCGTCCAGGTTTTAGGGATGTCTCAACCCCGTGTTTCTCGTCATCTCAAGATTCTGCATGAAAGCGGTCTGCTTGAATCACGAAGAGAAGGGCTTTGGAACTTTTATCGCCTTGCTCAGTCCGGAACCGGGCAGCGTTTTTCTGATTCAATCAGTTGGCTGATTGAGAATGAAGCAGAAGTGTTAGCTGACAAGCGTCGTGTTGTTGAGGTTTTGGCTGAACGCAATATGGAAACACGCAGATTTTTTGATGAGATTGCTGAAGACTGGGAACATCTTCAGCGAAATGTTTTCGGCGATTTCGATCTTAATGCTAAGCTGCTTGGTTTTATGAAAGACAGCTCGGTCGGTGTTGATCTTGGATGTGGTAACGGGGCTTTTCTCAGTCATATGCTGAAAAAGTGTAAATCTGTTATAGGTGTTGATAGTTCACGCAAAATGCTTGAGCTGGCATCCAGACGTATCGGCGAAAATCTTGATGTGAGTCTTCGCATAGGTGAGCTTACACATTTGCCTCTTCGTGATTTGGAAACTGATTTTGCCGTTATTTCAATGGTTTTGCATCATTTACCAAATCCTGACAGAGCTGTTTTAGAAGCCGCAAGGGTTCTGACTCTTGGCGGAAGACTGGTTGTTGCAGATTTTGAAATGCATTCAAATGAAAAGATGCGCACCGAATATGGTGATCGTAGACTGGGCTTTACAGAATCCGAGCTTCGCGGATGGATGGATGAGGCCGGACTCGGCACTGTTACAACTCATCGTTTCTCTGTGCAGGCAGGTCTTACTGTGCTGGTTTACGTTGCAGAAAAACAATAA
- a CDS encoding DEAD/DEAH box helicase, which translates to MNFDSFSFDRRLVSGINTCGYTTPTPIQVRAIPEVLKGKDVMGLAQTGTGKTAAFALPILQRLLDSNAPTQGPVRALVLAPTRELALQIHENFISLGKQTGIRSAAVFGGVGANPQIKAANKATVIVACPGRLIDLLNQGMLKLDKVEVLVLDEADRMLDMGFMPDIKKILARLPVNRQNLLFSATMPHDIRDLAGKILVNPATVQVDNTAPAIRVGHEFYPVHPGLKAPLLETLLDVTKYESVLIFTRTKHRAKNLARKLSFRGHESTFLQGNMSQNQRQRALDGFKDGTFKVMVATDIAARGIDCERITHVINFDVPDTAETYTHRIGRTGRAGRAGMALSLVTNEDERLMREIEKIVGKSIEHRKIAEFDYDQPCKSQPGLDRAGRAPAAPKRAYGADKKESRGRSGRPSGRPAGKFAGKASGKPSGRVKR; encoded by the coding sequence GTGAATTTTGATTCATTTTCATTTGACCGGCGCTTAGTCTCCGGAATCAACACTTGCGGCTATACTACGCCAACCCCAATTCAGGTTCGTGCAATACCGGAAGTTCTTAAAGGTAAGGACGTTATGGGACTTGCCCAGACCGGAACCGGCAAAACTGCTGCTTTTGCTTTACCAATTCTACAGCGTCTGCTTGACAGCAACGCCCCTACTCAAGGCCCTGTCCGCGCTTTAGTGCTTGCTCCAACGCGAGAACTTGCTCTGCAGATTCATGAGAATTTTATTTCTCTTGGCAAACAGACTGGCATTCGCAGTGCTGCCGTCTTCGGTGGCGTCGGTGCTAATCCTCAGATTAAAGCAGCCAACAAAGCTACTGTTATAGTCGCATGCCCCGGCAGACTTATTGATCTTCTTAATCAGGGCATGCTCAAACTTGATAAAGTAGAAGTTCTGGTTCTTGATGAAGCAGACCGTATGCTTGATATGGGCTTTATGCCGGATATTAAGAAGATTCTTGCCCGTCTGCCTGTAAATCGCCAGAATTTACTTTTCTCAGCGACCATGCCTCACGATATTCGTGACCTTGCTGGTAAAATCCTTGTTAATCCTGCCACTGTTCAGGTTGACAATACAGCTCCGGCAATACGTGTAGGGCATGAATTTTATCCTGTTCATCCGGGGCTTAAAGCACCCCTTTTGGAAACTCTTCTTGATGTAACTAAATATGAAAGCGTCCTTATTTTTACGCGTACTAAACATCGCGCAAAAAATCTGGCCAGAAAGCTAAGTTTCAGAGGGCATGAGTCTACATTTTTGCAGGGAAACATGAGTCAGAATCAGCGTCAACGAGCACTTGACGGATTTAAAGACGGAACTTTTAAAGTAATGGTCGCGACCGATATCGCTGCCCGCGGAATCGATTGTGAACGCATTACCCATGTTATCAACTTTGATGTGCCTGACACTGCTGAAACATATACTCACCGTATCGGTCGTACCGGTCGCGCCGGTCGCGCCGGAATGGCTTTAAGTCTGGTTACAAACGAAGATGAACGTCTGATGCGGGAAATTGAAAAGATTGTCGGGAAATCAATTGAGCATCGCAAGATTGCTGAATTTGATTACGATCAGCCTTGTAAAAGCCAGCCGGGTCTTGATAGAGCGGGGCGTGCTCCGGCAGCTCCTAAACGTGCTTACGGAGCTGACAAAAAAGAGAGCCGTGGTAGATCAGGAAGACCTTCAGGCAGACCTGCAGGTAAATTTGCCGGCAAGGCTTCCGGAAAGCCTTCAGGTCGTGTAAAACGTTAA
- a CDS encoding LysR family transcriptional regulator, with amino-acid sequence MRMRQLRYFEAVAEELHFGKAAERLHIQQPPLSRQIQSLEEELGTQLFKRTNRKVELTDAGKYFLDEAKEMLRNDSRARTTLQAMGDGTAGKLHVSFVYLTLSSAFPDIVGDFMKKFPQVEMVLHDETSLQQITNVIEGNRHVGFITLNITEIQNLSHIVVQRASSCAAIPASHDLANKKILTLQDLATIPYICSREAYCQLRVKEVQKQFKKAGLELKLGMKYQRKHTGTIFVAAGMGWTFVDCGSEHIMPKGVVLKPIEAESDPMEVAMIWSPDRVTPLIENFLDFYKEHIQI; translated from the coding sequence ATGAGAATGCGTCAATTACGTTATTTTGAAGCAGTGGCGGAAGAACTGCACTTCGGAAAAGCTGCTGAACGGCTACATATTCAGCAACCACCACTAAGCAGGCAAATTCAAAGTTTGGAAGAAGAGCTTGGTACACAGCTGTTTAAGCGCACAAACCGCAAGGTGGAGTTAACCGATGCTGGAAAGTATTTTTTAGATGAAGCCAAGGAAATGCTGCGAAATGATTCCCGGGCCAGAACTACCCTGCAAGCCATGGGCGATGGGACAGCCGGAAAACTTCATGTCAGCTTTGTCTATCTGACTCTATCCTCTGCCTTCCCTGATATTGTAGGAGACTTTATGAAAAAGTTTCCACAAGTAGAGATGGTTCTACATGATGAGACAAGCCTGCAACAAATTACTAACGTAATTGAAGGAAATCGCCATGTTGGCTTTATCACTTTAAATATAACCGAAATACAAAATTTATCACATATAGTTGTGCAACGAGCATCTTCATGTGCGGCAATTCCAGCCAGTCATGATCTTGCGAATAAAAAAATCCTGACTCTGCAGGATTTGGCGACTATTCCATATATTTGCAGCAGAGAAGCTTACTGCCAACTGCGTGTTAAAGAAGTACAAAAGCAGTTTAAAAAGGCTGGATTGGAACTGAAACTTGGAATGAAATATCAACGTAAACACACAGGCACTATTTTTGTAGCGGCAGGTATGGGATGGACTTTTGTTGACTGTGGATCAGAACACATCATGCCGAAGGGAGTTGTTCTAAAGCCTATTGAGGCTGAGTCGGATCCTATGGAAGTGGCAATGATATGGAGTCCGGACAGAGTGACACCACTGATTGAAAATTTTCTAGATTTTTATAAAGAGCATATACAAATATAA
- a CDS encoding DUF481 domain-containing protein: MFFRIKIITFIFFMIIASTPSARADTIHLLNGDKLTGKIDVMTNGKLKLTTTYAGEIVIDWGQVLALDSDHKMKIYIKPDQKIETASSTKAELSRTIGHNKDIKTSEVAAINSIPKDYTFKGGIRAGVNKASGNTRKESIGASFDLAYTTGNNRWKTRGNHYWASSKGQRSDYNWLLSADYNRFLDKKIFVTGSGQIQQDQFQDLKLRSLVGTGLGYQFFDSKELALSVEAGPAYVWEDYSTNDSKDYLAGKWGINFNWWVFTDHLNLFHNQMGFISLENSKHWIWQSQSGIMFPIVKRFFGAFQYNYDWTNDPVPGKKQDDSRLMFNLGYSFADFPSLFD; this comes from the coding sequence ATGTTTTTTAGAATTAAAATTATTACATTTATTTTTTTTATGATCATTGCGTCAACACCATCAGCACGTGCTGATACAATTCACCTCTTAAACGGGGACAAGTTAACTGGAAAAATTGATGTGATGACTAACGGCAAACTTAAACTCACTACGACTTATGCCGGAGAAATTGTGATAGATTGGGGCCAAGTACTGGCTCTTGATTCTGATCATAAAATGAAAATCTATATTAAGCCTGATCAAAAAATAGAAACAGCTTCATCAACAAAAGCTGAATTATCTCGAACAATTGGACACAATAAAGATATAAAAACCAGTGAAGTAGCAGCTATTAATTCCATCCCCAAAGATTATACTTTTAAAGGTGGTATAAGAGCAGGCGTGAACAAAGCTTCAGGAAATACGCGTAAGGAAAGCATTGGAGCATCGTTTGATCTGGCATATACAACAGGGAACAATCGCTGGAAGACAAGAGGTAACCATTACTGGGCATCATCAAAGGGGCAACGATCAGACTACAATTGGCTTCTGTCTGCCGATTACAATCGTTTTTTAGATAAAAAAATATTTGTCACCGGTTCTGGACAAATACAACAAGATCAATTTCAAGATCTTAAACTGCGTTCACTGGTTGGCACAGGACTTGGGTATCAATTTTTTGATAGCAAGGAGCTTGCTCTGTCAGTTGAAGCAGGCCCCGCGTATGTATGGGAAGATTACTCCACCAATGACAGTAAAGACTATTTAGCCGGGAAATGGGGCATTAATTTCAACTGGTGGGTATTCACCGACCACCTTAATTTATTCCATAATCAAATGGGATTTATCAGTTTGGAGAATTCTAAACACTGGATCTGGCAGTCTCAGTCTGGAATAATGTTTCCAATTGTAAAACGCTTTTTCGGAGCATTTCAATATAACTATGACTGGACCAACGATCCAGTTCCGGGAAAAAAACAGGATGACTCTCGCCTAATGTTTAATCTCGGCTATTCTTTTGCTGATTTTCCTTCACTTTTTGATTAA
- a CDS encoding NADase-type glycan-binding domain-containing protein, translating to MFRKLFFILLIIFAFPVICSANPVNIKALPFTAQIDETAFNVSILMDNDTATGWIFNTDGKKATQILQFSFPQGVVVDTIAFINGVNLKNIKVSKVKDIQVSFGGVHRQSATLKNISKRQVIKAVECITESLEIEAKSVYSDGKSDQAGISEIQIKYHIPNAKEKSSLIISRKELVKEPKLTAEQEKILAEKIEKLNQERLLLREMKNFFDKFYSAFVTISEEYPRMFVEEEFIRESSYFESFRSMLEKRGVLEKYQKAIVSTSGLRFNIRTHTADEVELWVKGSYSVIIDLKDNQVTENSLYILKKEYGEWKVKSKIEY from the coding sequence ATGTTTCGCAAATTATTTTTTATCCTTCTGATTATTTTTGCTTTTCCTGTAATATGCAGTGCTAACCCAGTAAATATTAAAGCTTTACCTTTTACTGCCCAAATCGATGAAACTGCATTTAATGTCAGCATTCTCATGGATAATGATACTGCTACAGGGTGGATTTTTAACACTGATGGTAAAAAGGCCACACAAATATTGCAATTCTCTTTTCCGCAAGGAGTTGTGGTAGATACAATTGCTTTTATTAATGGAGTGAATTTAAAAAATATTAAGGTGAGCAAGGTAAAGGATATACAGGTTTCTTTTGGAGGGGTTCACAGGCAGTCTGCAACCTTAAAAAATATTTCTAAAAGACAGGTTATTAAAGCTGTTGAATGCATAACCGAGAGCTTAGAGATTGAGGCCAAATCTGTTTACTCTGATGGTAAAAGCGATCAGGCAGGGATTTCCGAAATACAAATTAAATATCACATTCCGAATGCAAAAGAGAAATCCAGTTTAATTATAAGTAGAAAAGAACTTGTAAAAGAGCCTAAGCTGACAGCCGAGCAGGAAAAAATTTTAGCGGAAAAAATAGAAAAATTAAATCAGGAAAGATTACTTCTTAGAGAAATGAAAAATTTCTTTGATAAGTTTTATTCAGCGTTTGTAACCATAAGCGAAGAATATCCTCGCATGTTTGTAGAGGAAGAGTTTATTCGTGAAAGTTCGTACTTTGAAAGTTTCCGATCAATGCTCGAAAAGCGTGGCGTGCTTGAAAAATATCAGAAAGCTATAGTTTCAACTTCCGGACTCAGATTCAATATCAGAACGCATACTGCTGATGAAGTTGAGTTGTGGGTTAAAGGTTCTTATTCCGTAATCATTGATCTTAAGGATAATCAAGTTACTGAAAACTCACTTTATATTCTTAAAAAAGAATACGGAGAGTGGAAAGTTAAGAGCAAGATTGAATATTAA
- the ahcY gene encoding adenosylhomocysteinase: MIKLDPKMDNKVADMSLAEWGNKEMQLSEREVPGLMALREKYGKEKPLKGLKIMGSLHMTIQTAMLIETLAELGADLRWASCNIFSTQDHAAAAIAANGTSKVFAWKGESLEEFWWCTEQALTWPDGSGPDLIVDDGGDATLMVHKGVQAEKDPSMLEKKYDNKEFQLVIDRLKASVAENPTKWTNIAKKIRGVSEETTTGVHRLYQMQTAGELLFPAINVNDSVTKSKFDNLYGCRESLADGIKRATDIMIAGKIVVVVGYGDVGKGCAQSMRGFGARVIVTEIDPICALQAAMEGFEVTTMAKAVERGDIFVTCTGNYHVITGEHIAQMKDEAIVCNIGHFDNEIEMAYLEDNPKIQKIEIKPQVDKWVLESGKSIIVLAEGRLVNLGCATGHPSFVMSNSFTNQVLAQIDLAQNTYEPCVMILSKKLDEEVARLHLARLGVELEVLSKEQADYISVDVEGPFKPNHYRY; encoded by the coding sequence ATGATTAAACTAGATCCTAAAATGGATAACAAAGTCGCTGACATGTCTCTTGCCGAATGGGGCAACAAAGAAATGCAGCTTTCCGAACGTGAAGTGCCGGGCCTTATGGCTCTGCGTGAAAAGTACGGTAAAGAAAAACCGTTGAAAGGTCTTAAAATCATGGGCAGCCTGCACATGACAATTCAGACTGCAATGCTCATCGAAACCCTTGCTGAACTCGGTGCTGATCTGCGCTGGGCTTCTTGTAATATTTTTTCCACTCAGGACCACGCAGCCGCAGCAATCGCAGCAAACGGAACTTCTAAAGTTTTTGCTTGGAAAGGCGAAAGCCTTGAAGAATTCTGGTGGTGCACTGAGCAGGCTTTGACTTGGCCTGACGGTTCCGGCCCTGACCTCATTGTAGATGACGGCGGCGATGCTACACTTATGGTTCATAAAGGTGTTCAGGCTGAAAAAGATCCTTCCATGCTTGAAAAGAAGTATGACAACAAAGAATTTCAGCTTGTTATCGATCGTTTGAAAGCTTCTGTTGCTGAAAATCCAACTAAATGGACCAATATAGCTAAGAAGATCAGAGGTGTTTCTGAAGAAACAACCACAGGTGTTCACCGCTTGTATCAGATGCAGACTGCCGGAGAACTTCTTTTCCCTGCAATCAACGTTAACGACTCTGTTACCAAATCAAAATTCGACAACCTTTACGGCTGCCGTGAATCTTTGGCTGACGGAATCAAACGTGCAACTGATATCATGATTGCCGGTAAGATTGTTGTTGTTGTCGGTTACGGTGATGTTGGTAAGGGGTGCGCTCAGTCCATGCGCGGCTTCGGTGCTCGCGTTATCGTTACTGAAATTGACCCGATTTGTGCTCTTCAGGCTGCAATGGAAGGCTTTGAAGTAACAACAATGGCTAAAGCTGTTGAACGCGGTGATATTTTCGTAACTTGTACAGGTAACTATCATGTTATCACAGGTGAGCACATCGCTCAGATGAAAGATGAAGCAATCGTTTGTAACATCGGTCATTTTGATAACGAAATCGAAATGGCTTATCTTGAAGATAATCCTAAAATTCAGAAGATTGAAATTAAACCTCAGGTTGATAAATGGGTTCTCGAATCCGGTAAATCAATAATCGTTCTGGCTGAAGGACGTCTGGTCAACCTCGGTTGTGCTACGGGTCACCCAAGCTTTGTAATGAGCAACAGCTTCACCAACCAGGTGCTTGCGCAGATTGACCTTGCGCAAAATACTTACGAACCATGCGTCATGATTCTTTCCAAAAAACTTGATGAAGAAGTTGCACGGTTGCATCTTGCCCGTCTCGGCGTTGAGCTTGAAGTGCTTTCAAAAGAACAGGCTGATTATATCAGCGTTGATGTTGAAGGTCCATTCAAGCCAAATCACTACCGTTATTAA